The DNA window CCTTCTTGTGCAGGCATCTAAATGCAAGCATCAAAGGAAATGAAACCGACCATGCTATAGGTACCAACGGTTCAGTGGTAGATTTCCCCCCGAGACAAGCTTCTTATTCGTGCATTCAGATGAATGGGAAAGAGGTCTTTCGATTCGCTGTGCGATGTGTACCACAATCAATCGAATCTGCTCTTGAAAAGGCCGGTGTCACTTGTTCTAGCATTGATTGGTTGCTGCTCCATCAGGTATGGAAGCTAGGCGAGTTTTTAGCTTGAATGCTGCAAAATTAACTTGAAACTACACTTGCTCTTTCTGCTGTCAAATTAGATTGTAATAGAGGTCTTTTGTGCACAGGCAAACCAGAGGATTATAGATGCTGTTGCTAACCGGTTGGAAGTTCCACAAGAACGAGTCATATCAAATTTGGCGAACTACGGCAATACAAGTGCTGCTTCCATACCACTGGCATTGGATGAAGCCGTTCGAAGTGGGAAGGTGAAAGCAGGCCATACTATTGCAACTGCAGGGTTCGGTGCTGGTCTCACTTGGGGATCTGCTATTTTAAGATGGGGATGATGTTGAAGTGAAATGAAACCACTACACCCTCTTGGCCCTCATAAAACATCAAaatgaaaaagagaaaaaaaaaagaaaaagtacaaaaaagaaagagaattttCCATTTAGAACCAGCAATTATGCAGTTTATAGCTTCAAATGTCATGTGTATTATTACCTTGGCAGTTGGCATGCAAATTCTGCATCAGTGAGCTtccttttgtttgtttttgcttATGTTACTCTTTATTAGCTTTGgcaaacttaataaaattgatttatttctttcttttgatGTTGATATTGATACAAGTCTGGAATTCTCATAAATGTGCTGttaaaaatcatcaacaaaacAGAGGAAATCTAAGATAATATACCATAGATACTGCCAAAATTGATGTTACATTTATAAACCTCTCATGAAACTTAAATCACAAAGCTATAAACTCTCGTAACTTCCAATTACAAGAGGGAAAGaatatatatgataaataattacaacaaaagaaagagaaaggaagaaaggaaaaaaaactaAGGTCACTGAACAAAAACTTGTTGTTCAAGTCTAGATTTAATCCTCCGAAGAGTACCATCAATGGCTAAATCAAAAGCATCTTTCTTGGTTCTCAAACCCATCGAACTCATATGTCTTCTATACATAATCTTTGGTATAAGCTCCATAACTTTCTCTCTCAAGCTCTTGACTTTAGACCTTGGAATACTGCTCAACACGTCGAGTATTCTCAACCCTTTGAACACAACTTCTTCCTTAGGAATAGTCACAGAGAATTCCTCGTACTCATCCTCAGGCAAGTGCCACGTGTACTGCGACTTGGCAGAAAGTTCCTCGAAGAACACAGGTATACAACCGGCTAGGATGCTGTCGAAGGTGGACCTCCGCGTCGGAGTATCCCCCGGCGGTTGAAGACAAAAGCTCGCTTGTAACATTGGCTTCATGAACCGAATCGGGTCGTGCTCACAAATCCCATTAGAGCAATCCACAATGCTGCAAAGAGCGGTGGAGTTCTCGCACTCATTCCTTATGCTCCGGCGAATATTGGGTGTGGCGGAAACTCCACCGCCGCCGACGAAGAGCACCAGAGTGCTCCGTTTAGCGCGGCGGACACGCTGAGTCCAAGCCTCGAGAAACGACAGAGTGGGAGGATGAAACGACGTCGGATAAGGCACCGCCTGATCCTGCCACGGCCAGGCTCGGGCCTCAACCGTTAAAGCCGTGACATTAAAGAACTCGGGCAGTTCCAGAAACGACGTTCCCCAAATCGGTGGGTCATTACCGGGAGGCTGAGAGAAATCCCAGGCCGGACGAGCCATAACCAAGAAATGGTCGTGACCCATATTCCGTTTCCACGCTTTGGGCTCGTCCTTCTGCAAGAATTGGAACAAGTCGAGTCCGTGTTCGGCGCTGGAGTTAACGTCGGGACCGTACAAGTATCTGAGAGCATCAATTCCGGCGTAGTAAGGGAGGTAAACGGCGTCAGCGGCAGCAGGATCTGAAGTGAGACACGGGTACTCGAGCATCCGGCGATGGAAGACGAGTTCGAGCATTGAAGGGTCTGTTCGGTACCAGCTCTGGGAACGATTGTGGGTCTTGTGACCCAAACCATGGTTAGGCAAGTAAGAGCAGAAGTCACCAGAAAGTGGATATTCAGAGCAGTTGGCCAATAGATCAAGATTGAATCTTGGCGGTAGACGGCGTATATGGATCCAACGGTGGGAACAATCCGAATCCGAAGGGTCGGATTGAGCGAATTGTGGAACAAAGAAGAAAGCGAGTAATTGGGTAATGGTGATGATAATCAAAGTACCATATTTGCAGGCCATGAGAGAGAGAAGATAAGATTTTTAACAGCGTTCTGATGAAGAATTGAAATAAAGTTGTTATCTTTGGgttaagaagaataataatgaGAACTATGTGAGTGTAATTAatgtaaagaaataaaataggaaaatttgaagaaaaaagattGAATCTTTGGTGAAGTTTAGTCCAGAGATGAGATTTTGTCGAGTGTTATGGAATTGGAAGTTCCATTGACCCAGAGAAAATGTCGGTGTGTGTCGGTGGTGGTGAAGgttgatattattattattattattattattattattattattattattattaatcccACTTTCTTCCTCCTAATGCGGCGGCGTTTCCTccattatcttttatttttatgcggCTCTATCTCATGGGCTCCACTTTTCTATTCTCGGCCCATTGGGTATTTTGGATTTGCTTCCATTGGGCTCAAATGGTCAAAAATTGGGCTGAAAATACTTAGCTATTTTAACCAAAACCTGATAGGTAACACTTTttggaggaaattacactctataccttttttatattgttctcttttatttttaccctcttttttaaagtctatcatttttatctctttttttaaacattgtaccaattttacccttgtcacttcaagatactctccatgtgactctcttatgttagggtattttgggtacaatacatataaaaagaagtatgtttcaaataaatataaaattagaagtaaatttgattaattgattaataaaaggggtatttttcaacttaccctaTACTTTTTCCTGTTAATAAACCAAAAGTAGCAcacaaacttatttttttaacaaatttaaTAAGGTAATTGCACAAATTATCATTAGAGATGTTATCTCAAATTCTGTACAGGGTGATTGTGATGTGGCATCCAATAAAGTAATATGTGGAGAATATTTTAAAGTCTGGACAAGAGATTTTCCCTCAACGATTCAACCAGAGAATTCTATACTCAAAATTGATAAGTTCATGCTTTCAGCGGGAATCATCCAGACAAAAGTTGTACATGATTGTCTGCACAAATCCTCATTATTCAATGATGTTGAATCCTCAGAGCAGGATAATGCGGATGAACAAGAtctttaagaatttttttcataaatatattctcaatcAAATCcctactttgtgaaattaaaagGAACCGAAAAATATTATAGGAAACTAGCTTAGTTTTCCAATCTATTTTTGATTGTTTTGGAAAACTTAGGTGTTGTTTggttttttaatcatttttctgtttttaaaattcgaaaagtgaaaatatttttcaaaaacatgttctttaaaactatttttacttttcaatattttaattgaaaatcaaaattttaaaaacaaaaaagtcacttttattattttttttaaacaatttttttaatcaatgttTTAGACTatgactcagacccaaactcggcCCTAGCCCTTGTGCCGAACCTAGCACCCGATCCGAACCCGGACCCGACTCCGGACCTAgatccgacttaaataaaatcaaaaaataaaataaaaataaactttacagaacacacttttgttttctgtttttaaaattaaaaaacaaaagtggttatagaacgcatttttatttttcaaaaacaaaattttaaaaacaaaaattctacttcatttttgtgattaaaaaattataaaatataattattaccaaacggcaccttaattaatgtattttttttcaataaatagtAGAGTCGTTACATAGTGTAGGGACCCAAAATTATATGCTCTTGAAAGCTCTTATGCTATCAAATAATTGTAAGCTTTTTCTTAAGGGTTATTAAGAAACTCACTTGGTCAGCTCCTTATAATGTTAATAATTCTTTGAAGTAATACGAGTAAAAaaggagtaggctattaccataATTACAGGGTCGAACCTCTATACATTTTGGTActcttatttgcttaattttgtttgataattatttaCAATCTTGTCATTTTAATTGATTCAGTattgttggctaaaagcgaagtcaacaaaaGATTATTTCTAAAATACCCAAACAAAAAGTTTATGTTTTTACaggatattattttttttttctatttacttTTGTACGAACTTTATTTTTCTAACATAATATTGTTTTTAGGT is part of the Cannabis sativa cultivar Pink pepper isolate KNU-18-1 chromosome 5, ASM2916894v1, whole genome shotgun sequence genome and encodes:
- the LOC115717111 gene encoding probable xyloglucan galactosyltransferase GT19 — its product is MACKYGTLIIITITQLLAFFFVPQFAQSDPSDSDCSHRWIHIRRLPPRFNLDLLANCSEYPLSGDFCSYLPNHGLGHKTHNRSQSWYRTDPSMLELVFHRRMLEYPCLTSDPAAADAVYLPYYAGIDALRYLYGPDVNSSAEHGLDLFQFLQKDEPKAWKRNMGHDHFLVMARPAWDFSQPPGNDPPIWGTSFLELPEFFNVTALTVEARAWPWQDQAVPYPTSFHPPTLSFLEAWTQRVRRAKRSTLVLFVGGGGVSATPNIRRSIRNECENSTALCSIVDCSNGICEHDPIRFMKPMLQASFCLQPPGDTPTRRSTFDSILAGCIPVFFEELSAKSQYTWHLPEDEYEEFSVTIPKEEVVFKGLRILDVLSSIPRSKVKSLREKVMELIPKIMYRRHMSSMGLRTKKDAFDLAIDGTLRRIKSRLEQQVFVQ